One Pradoshia eiseniae DNA segment encodes these proteins:
- a CDS encoding TIGR02677 family protein, whose amino-acid sequence MKYPLDTVNLLKYATTENSYRYRPIIRFLYEQYERFKYYSRTEEIFRFLKENKLVEDTYKESDLYEDLRRLEAWECVISRRDKELIFYTIEEFKNKRLKYQITQPVFEIENTLKKLDELEDELTGALESREFERILKGVNKLMEVDLDNASNEILYENWMVLMNSLENLKRNSANYLSYLKSEKAEQLFKTEEFLLFKEKFVDYLSKFILTMNRNKHKIAKMISGIEQSYIDRYIQRLVDYFASIPTLDGQKFNREKSTRLQTERWLELRNWFISSGDNVRDVDVLLKETEVSIQMISRYALRLSEMKGNNKNRKDDYLALATMFNQCEHIDDAHHLAAACFGVHHTKHLFGIEKLTDTQNEEIWEQNQPTFVTAPKSKAYQRNKRIKSYVKASTEEKQIKKEQVRDNRKKERQMIASLIVDQKIVLKDLGIVEPFVRKSILTWISRGAQNKRRTGKTDFGESFSFYKASDQKIKLKCTDGVMEMPDLIFEFETGD is encoded by the coding sequence ATGAAATATCCGCTAGATACCGTCAATTTGCTGAAGTATGCAACTACGGAGAATTCTTATAGATATAGGCCGATTATTCGGTTCTTATATGAACAATATGAACGATTCAAATATTATAGCAGGACAGAAGAAATTTTCCGCTTTTTAAAAGAAAACAAGCTTGTAGAAGATACATACAAAGAGAGTGACCTATATGAAGATTTAAGAAGATTAGAAGCTTGGGAATGTGTAATTTCTCGTCGGGACAAAGAACTAATCTTCTATACCATAGAAGAATTTAAAAACAAGAGACTGAAATATCAGATAACACAGCCGGTATTTGAAATTGAAAATACCCTGAAAAAGTTAGATGAATTGGAAGATGAATTAACTGGTGCTCTGGAAAGTCGTGAATTTGAAAGAATCTTGAAGGGCGTTAATAAGCTGATGGAAGTTGATCTTGATAACGCCAGTAATGAGATTCTATATGAGAACTGGATGGTGTTAATGAATAGCTTAGAAAACCTAAAACGTAACTCTGCTAACTATTTATCTTATCTAAAGAGCGAAAAAGCCGAGCAATTATTCAAAACCGAAGAATTCCTGTTATTCAAAGAAAAGTTTGTGGATTACCTATCTAAGTTCATCTTAACAATGAACCGAAATAAACATAAAATCGCCAAAATGATTAGTGGCATTGAGCAAAGTTATATAGACCGATACATACAACGATTAGTTGATTATTTTGCTTCCATTCCAACGTTAGATGGGCAAAAGTTCAACAGAGAAAAAAGCACAAGATTACAAACGGAAAGATGGCTAGAATTAAGAAACTGGTTCATCAGTTCAGGCGACAATGTGCGTGATGTAGATGTTTTACTTAAAGAGACTGAAGTTAGTATCCAAATGATCAGTCGATATGCTTTGAGACTTTCCGAAATGAAAGGAAACAATAAAAACAGAAAAGACGATTACCTTGCACTAGCAACTATGTTCAATCAGTGTGAGCACATAGATGACGCCCATCATTTAGCGGCCGCCTGCTTTGGTGTTCACCATACGAAACATCTCTTTGGGATTGAAAAATTGACCGATACTCAAAATGAAGAGATTTGGGAACAGAATCAACCGACTTTTGTTACCGCTCCCAAGAGCAAAGCATATCAAAGAAACAAAAGAATTAAATCCTATGTAAAAGCATCTACAGAAGAAAAACAAATCAAAAAAGAACAGGTTAGGGATAATCGCAAAAAAGAACGCCAAATGATTGCATCCTTAATCGTTGACCAAAAAATTGTACTGAAGGACCTTGGAATTGTTGAACCTTTTGTGCGGAAATCCATTCTTACCTGGATATCCAGGGGAGCTCAAAATAAGAGACGTACAGGCAAAACAGACTTCGGTGAAAGTTTCAGCTTTTATAAGGCAAGCGACCAAAAAATTAAACTAAAGTGTACAGACGGTGTAATGGAAATGCCTGACTTGATATTTGAATTTGAAACGGGAGATTGA